CGAGGGATCGGCCCTCAAACCGCGACCGCCATATTAGCCTCTATAGGTAATGGTGCTCAGTTTGATAAAAGCCGGGATTTCTCTGCCTAGCTCTGCTGAGCCTCCAAGCAATGCTCTTCAAGCGGTAAGTTTAGCCTAGTGAGAACAACCACACATGGGGACAAGTGCTTTGGAAAAAATGATAGAAAATAAAGGGTATTGATAGCAGCTTTGGTCTAATTACGATGTGTTTGCATTTTATTACAGCAAGCGAGGTATAAGAGTTGATGTAACCTCGCTTGCATTAGATTAGTTTAGTCAGTGATACGCTCTAGTACTGAGCTGTCTGTATGGGCAAACTCGCTGTCATAAATATCGAGAATGGTGGATTGTGAGTACGTCAATGTATCACCATCGATTTTAATGTTCATAGAGAAGCCAGTTGTGCTGGCATTTTCCAACATGAAGTTTGACTCAGCAATGCCTCTTTCCGACATAATCAATGTCATCTCATTTCCTGCTGCACCTTCTGCTGTTACACATGTGGTTCTTGGGACACAAAAGGAGTTATAGACGATCTGATTTTCTTGGTCATAAATAAAATAGCCACGTTGGTCGTGGAACTTACTGTCATCAGCTTTTCTAAACACTTCTTGCTTATAGTAGAGTGCTACCAATGTTTGCTCGCTCGCATTAACAGCATCCGCAGCAACTTCAAACGTCATCGTCTCATAAAAAGGCGTGATTGCCGGTGCTCCTTTGCCTTGTTCAGTTCCATCTTGCGC
This is a stretch of genomic DNA from Vibrio maritimus. It encodes these proteins:
- a CDS encoding heme-binding beta-barrel domain-containing protein — encoded protein: MKNVITLALSSLALVPFTSNADHNIIDGMDFGPLAQLVGTWKSVESGGVDISPAQDGTEQGKGAPAITPFYETMTFEVAADAVNASEQTLVALYYKQEVFRKADDSKFHDQRGYFIYDQENQIVYNSFCVPRTTCVTAEGAAGNEMTLIMSERGIAESNFMLENASTTGFSMNIKIDGDTLTYSQSTILDIYDSEFAHTDSSVLERITD